A single Parabacteroides timonensis DNA region contains:
- a CDS encoding DUF3822 family protein: MTISVPDTLTADNSGKYIMSIRLRSDGLSFSGYSPSENESFFYRNVEFDRTKPYIASLKEFFFEHEFLTYSYKRTNLVCVTPQYTIVPEEVFSDKQKNDLLSFTFLAPESRCLNNHLTRESVEVVFGIDEEVYEFCSRSLINPAFIHHITPQLALWKQQSRQLIPRQLYVVLHRRMMDVVCYAGGSLLFANSFEYDKPDDILYYILYVWKQVGMDQEKDQLHLYGGASLRNSITATLRNYIQYISPAEIPSDAYLLGAEVVQAPLDLIALSVCEL, translated from the coding sequence ATGACTATCAGTGTTCCTGATACGTTGACTGCAGATAATTCTGGAAAGTATATAATGTCCATCCGGCTTAGGTCGGATGGACTTTCTTTTTCAGGATACAGTCCTTCGGAGAATGAAAGCTTCTTTTACAGGAACGTGGAATTCGACCGGACGAAGCCTTATATTGCTTCATTGAAAGAGTTTTTCTTTGAACATGAATTCCTCACCTATTCCTATAAGCGGACAAATCTGGTTTGTGTCACGCCACAATACACTATTGTGCCGGAAGAGGTATTTTCCGATAAGCAGAAGAATGATTTATTGTCATTCACATTTCTGGCTCCGGAAAGCAGGTGTCTGAATAATCACTTGACACGGGAATCAGTGGAGGTTGTGTTCGGAATCGATGAAGAAGTCTATGAGTTCTGTTCGCGTTCGCTGATCAATCCGGCTTTTATTCATCATATCACGCCTCAACTGGCTTTATGGAAACAGCAGAGCCGACAGTTGATTCCTCGTCAGTTGTATGTGGTCTTGCATCGCCGGATGATGGATGTGGTTTGTTATGCCGGAGGGTCGTTGCTTTTTGCTAATTCGTTCGAGTATGACAAGCCTGACGATATTCTCTACTATATATTATATGTATGGAAACAGGTGGGGATGGATCAGGAGAAAGATCAGCTTCATCTGTATGGAGGTGCTTCCCTTCGTAACAGTATCACTGCTACATTGCGGAATTATATACAATATATCAGTCCGGCTGAAATACCGTCGGATGCTTACTTATTGGGAGCCGAGGTTGTACAGGCTCCGTTGGATTTAATAGCTTTATCTGTATGCGAATTATAA
- a CDS encoding ATP-dependent DNA helicase yields MINSYLSRQITQNFPYNPTEDQNSALKILTDFLLSDENDSILLLKGYAGTGKTSLVGALVKTLTELKQKTVLLAPTGRAAKVFSNYSGHKAFTIHKKIYRQKAFSNEPTGFLPADNLHKDTLFIVDEASMISNDGLDSSFFGTGRLLDDLIQYVYSGENCRLILMGDVAQLPPVMQTESPALNAEILKGYNLTVSQITLTQVVRQSEDSGILFNATRLRNALRENTVEIYPKLNLKGFADFRKVNGDELIEEISSAYSRDGVEDTMIICRSNKRATIYNNGIRNRILYREEELSSGDRLMVAKNNYYWTSECKEMDFIANGEIVQVLRVRRTSELYGFRFADVTVRFQDYDLEMDIKILLDTLQTDAPALPKELNDKLFYTILEDYDDIPTKAGKMKKMKADPHYNVVQVKYAYAITCHKAQGGQWMNVFLDIGYMTEEMLGEDFYRWLYTAFTRATHRLYLVNLPDEFVE; encoded by the coding sequence ATGATAAATAGTTATTTAAGCCGCCAAATTACGCAAAATTTCCCATATAATCCTACTGAAGACCAGAATTCGGCATTAAAAATACTGACCGACTTCCTGCTTTCAGATGAAAACGACTCCATTTTATTGCTGAAAGGATATGCAGGAACGGGAAAAACCTCTCTGGTCGGTGCCCTTGTCAAAACGTTGACTGAACTAAAACAGAAAACGGTTTTGCTCGCCCCCACCGGAAGAGCGGCCAAGGTGTTCTCTAATTACTCCGGCCATAAAGCCTTTACCATACATAAAAAGATTTACCGGCAAAAGGCTTTCTCCAACGAACCGACCGGATTTTTACCTGCAGACAATTTACATAAAGATACATTATTTATAGTAGATGAAGCCTCCATGATCTCGAACGACGGCTTGGACTCCTCCTTTTTTGGCACAGGGCGCTTACTGGACGATTTGATACAGTATGTTTACTCCGGAGAGAACTGCCGGCTGATCCTGATGGGCGACGTGGCACAGCTTCCGCCGGTCATGCAGACCGAAAGCCCGGCATTGAATGCAGAGATATTGAAAGGCTATAACCTCACCGTCAGCCAAATCACGTTGACACAGGTAGTCCGGCAAAGTGAAGATTCCGGTATCCTGTTCAATGCCACCCGCTTACGCAATGCCTTGCGGGAGAACACCGTAGAGATCTATCCGAAGCTCAACCTGAAAGGATTCGCCGATTTCAGGAAAGTGAACGGCGACGAATTGATCGAAGAGATATCGTCGGCTTACAGTCGCGACGGCGTGGAAGATACAATGATCATCTGCCGGTCGAACAAGCGGGCAACGATCTACAATAACGGCATCCGCAACCGTATCCTGTACCGGGAGGAAGAATTATCGTCGGGCGACCGCCTGATGGTTGCCAAGAACAACTACTACTGGACCAGCGAATGCAAAGAGATGGACTTCATCGCCAACGGAGAGATCGTGCAGGTGCTCCGTGTCAGGCGTACAAGCGAACTATACGGATTCCGCTTTGCCGATGTCACCGTACGTTTCCAGGATTACGATCTTGAAATGGATATCAAGATCCTGCTGGACACCTTGCAGACAGACGCTCCGGCCCTGCCTAAAGAGCTTAACGATAAATTATTCTACACCATACTGGAAGACTATGACGATATTCCGACCAAAGCAGGTAAGATGAAAAAGATGAAGGCCGACCCGCACTACAATGTGGTACAGGTAAAATATGCCTACGCCATCACCTGCCACAAAGCCCAGGGCGGACAATGGATGAACGTCTTCCTCGATATTGGTTACATGACAGAAGAAATGCTGGGCGAAGACTTCTACCGTTGGCTCTACACAGCCTTCACCCGTGCCACTCACCGGCTATATTTAGTTAATTTGCCGGATGAATTTGTTGAGTGA
- the rsmI gene encoding 16S rRNA (cytidine(1402)-2'-O)-methyltransferase, whose amino-acid sequence MAKLTVVPTPVGNLEDMTFRAIRVLKEADLILAEDTRTTGILLKHFEVQNKMQSHHKFNEHKTVEQIASRIKGGENIALVSDAGTPAISDPGFMLVRECVRQGVDVECLPGATAFVPALVNSGLPNEKFCFEGFLPQKKGRQTRLKELSTENRTIIFYESPFRLVKTLTQLAEFFGSDRQVSVSREISKLHEETVRGTLEEVIAHFTVNDPRGEIVIVLAGLKDKKEKETEKDV is encoded by the coding sequence ATGGCAAAGTTAACAGTTGTACCGACTCCCGTAGGGAACCTGGAAGATATGACCTTCCGGGCTATCCGTGTATTGAAAGAGGCCGATCTGATTCTGGCTGAAGATACACGTACGACCGGTATTCTGCTGAAGCATTTTGAGGTACAGAACAAGATGCAGTCGCACCACAAGTTCAACGAACATAAGACCGTGGAGCAAATCGCCTCCCGCATCAAAGGCGGCGAAAACATTGCACTTGTTTCCGATGCCGGTACGCCGGCCATTTCCGATCCCGGCTTTATGCTGGTCAGGGAATGTGTACGACAAGGTGTAGATGTCGAATGCCTTCCGGGAGCCACTGCTTTCGTTCCGGCCCTGGTTAACTCAGGGTTACCCAACGAGAAATTCTGCTTCGAAGGATTCCTCCCTCAAAAGAAAGGACGTCAGACCCGCCTGAAGGAGTTGTCTACCGAAAACAGAACGATCATTTTTTATGAGTCACCTTTCCGATTGGTAAAGACGCTAACCCAACTAGCCGAATTCTTCGGGAGCGACCGGCAAGTCTCCGTCTCACGCGAAATATCCAAATTGCACGAAGAGACTGTCCGCGGAACCCTGGAAGAGGTTATAGCACACTTTACCGTGAACGATCCGAGAGGTGAGATTGTTATAGTATTAGCAGGCTTGAAAGATAAAAAAGAAAAAGAGACAGAAAAAGATGTTTAA
- a CDS encoding Cbp1 family collagen-binding glycoprotein adhesin, with the protein MKKLLLVCTCATLLVSCGQNSAEYKKLKAENDSLKIENTKASSEMNEILTTLNDVEADIQSIRDAENYLNLQQQSGSEFSKSNREQIKENMQLISETLKKNKETISQLEEKLKKSGIQSAALKKTINRLSSELDQKATMIVALQEDLAKKNVRIQELDEMVSSLNEDVESLATTAAAQSDKLNKQDKALNTAYYCFGTAKELKDQKILSGGGLFSKSKVLQSGFNKDYFISVDIREVKEIPLFAGKAKLKSNHPEGSYEFVKDEDGNLTLNITDPKTFWSLGKYLVIEVG; encoded by the coding sequence ATGAAAAAGTTATTATTGGTTTGTACCTGCGCAACATTACTGGTATCCTGCGGACAGAACTCGGCAGAATATAAAAAGTTGAAAGCTGAAAACGATTCTTTGAAAATAGAGAATACGAAAGCATCCAGCGAAATGAATGAAATCCTTACTACATTAAATGATGTAGAGGCAGACATACAGTCTATCCGTGATGCTGAAAACTATCTGAATCTTCAGCAGCAATCAGGTAGCGAATTCAGCAAAAGCAATCGCGAACAGATCAAGGAAAACATGCAACTGATCAGCGAAACCTTGAAAAAGAATAAGGAAACGATCAGTCAGCTGGAAGAAAAACTGAAAAAGAGCGGTATCCAGTCAGCCGCACTGAAGAAAACAATCAACCGCCTTTCATCCGAGCTGGATCAGAAAGCAACGATGATCGTCGCCCTTCAGGAAGACCTGGCAAAGAAGAACGTACGTATCCAGGAACTGGACGAAATGGTTTCTTCGCTGAATGAAGATGTGGAAAGCCTGGCAACAACAGCTGCTGCCCAGTCCGATAAACTGAACAAACAGGACAAAGCACTCAACACCGCTTACTACTGTTTCGGTACAGCCAAAGAACTGAAGGATCAGAAGATTCTTTCCGGAGGCGGCCTTTTCTCTAAATCAAAAGTATTGCAGAGCGGCTTCAACAAGGATTACTTTATCTCTGTAGATATCCGTGAAGTAAAAGAAATTCCTTTATTCGCCGGTAAGGCAAAACTGAAATCCAACCATCCGGAAGGTTCTTACGAATTCGTGAAAGACGAAGACGGTAATCTGACATTGAATATCACAGACCCGAAAACATTCTGGAGCCTGGGTAAATATCTGGTTATTGAAGTAGGATGA
- a CDS encoding YjjG family noncanonical pyrimidine nucleotidase has product MKYKNLFIDLDDTLWDTYHNNKECLEEIYTDHHFDRYYASFEAFFDIYWPHNELLWKQYRAGEIDRQTLIVDRFRYMLRPMGIEDTKDVLAVNNDFLQRTTTKTRLVEGAIELLEYLRPSYRMYILSNGFREVQDKKLRNSGLAPYFKRMILSEDAGIQKPHKGIFDFALINTNSRRNETLMIGDCFEADIFGAHQSRIDQLWFNPKGLSPQKFTPTYTVSSLEEIKKIL; this is encoded by the coding sequence ATGAAATACAAAAACCTCTTTATAGATTTGGACGATACCCTTTGGGATACGTACCATAATAATAAAGAATGCCTCGAAGAGATTTATACCGATCACCACTTTGATCGGTATTATGCCTCCTTCGAGGCTTTCTTTGATATCTATTGGCCGCACAACGAATTGCTATGGAAGCAATACCGTGCCGGAGAGATCGACCGGCAAACGCTTATCGTCGACCGATTCCGTTATATGCTACGCCCGATGGGTATTGAAGATACCAAAGATGTGTTGGCTGTCAACAACGACTTCCTGCAACGTACCACAACCAAGACACGGCTTGTCGAAGGTGCTATCGAATTATTGGAATACCTTCGCCCCTCTTACCGTATGTATATCTTATCGAACGGTTTCCGCGAAGTACAAGACAAGAAGCTCCGCAACTCCGGACTGGCTCCCTACTTCAAACGAATGATTCTGTCGGAAGATGCCGGTATCCAAAAGCCGCATAAAGGTATTTTCGACTTCGCCCTGATCAACACCAACTCCCGTCGCAACGAAACCCTGATGATCGGCGACTGCTTCGAAGCCGATATCTTCGGCGCCCACCAATCCAGAATAGACCAACTCTGGTTCAATCCAAAAGGATTATCTCCCCAGAAATTCACTCCGACTTATACGGTCAGTAGCCTGGAAGAGATAAAAAAAATATTATAA
- a CDS encoding glycoside hydrolase family 43 protein, which yields MNKLCLIVLACLTCSLILPAQRKGNISVKKDIPLDSIVLSDPAILADRKTSMYYMTGTGGMLWKSKDLKLWEGPFQVAQTDPQSWMGPHPMIWAAELHQYKDKYYYFATFTNQAVMIDTVRGTPIERRASHILVSDKPDGPYVPMKDLTYLPADKPTLDGTFWIDKDGKPYMIYCYEWLQNWNGTIEKIELKPDLSGSIGEGKVLFRASDSPWSREKDENGKIGPHKVTDGPYLFTTGTGRLGMIWTSWIYDIYVQGVAYSESGTLDGPWIQEKEIITPQNFGHGMLFQTLEGKWMMSVHSHEDINGHYRRIPHLFEVDLSGDKLVIGKPYK from the coding sequence ATGAACAAACTTTGCCTAATTGTATTGGCTTGCCTGACGTGTTCACTTATACTTCCGGCCCAAAGAAAAGGGAATATATCGGTTAAAAAGGATATTCCACTGGATTCTATTGTGTTAAGCGATCCGGCTATTCTGGCTGACCGGAAAACTTCCATGTATTATATGACCGGGACCGGTGGTATGCTTTGGAAAAGTAAAGATCTGAAATTATGGGAAGGACCTTTTCAGGTTGCACAAACTGATCCGCAATCGTGGATGGGGCCCCATCCGATGATCTGGGCGGCAGAATTACATCAGTACAAGGATAAATACTACTACTTCGCCACATTCACCAACCAGGCGGTAATGATCGATACCGTTCGCGGTACTCCGATAGAACGACGGGCTTCACATATCCTGGTGAGTGACAAGCCAGATGGTCCTTACGTCCCGATGAAGGACCTGACCTATCTTCCGGCCGATAAACCGACACTCGACGGAACGTTCTGGATAGACAAAGACGGGAAACCTTATATGATATATTGCTATGAATGGTTACAGAACTGGAACGGCACGATCGAAAAGATCGAACTGAAACCGGATCTGAGCGGATCTATCGGTGAAGGAAAAGTCCTTTTCCGTGCCAGCGATTCCCCGTGGAGCCGTGAGAAAGACGAGAACGGAAAGATCGGCCCGCACAAAGTAACCGACGGCCCTTATCTCTTTACAACCGGAACCGGGCGTCTGGGTATGATCTGGACCAGCTGGATCTATGATATATATGTACAAGGAGTGGCTTATTCGGAAAGCGGCACACTGGACGGTCCCTGGATTCAGGAGAAAGAGATTATCACGCCACAGAACTTCGGACACGGAATGTTGTTCCAGACGCTGGAAGGTAAATGGATGATGTCTGTTCACAGCCATGAGGATATAAACGGGCATTACCGCCGCATTCCCCACCTATTCGAGGTCGATCTGTCGGGAGATAAGCTGGTGATTGGAAAGCCTTATAAATAA
- a CDS encoding peptide chain release factor 3: MSQYSEEIKRRRTFAIVSHPDAGKTTLTEKLLLFGGAIHVAGAVKSNKIKKTATSDWMEIEKQRGISVATSVMAFDYEDHKINILDTPGHQDFAEDTFRTLTAVDSVIIVIDIAKGVEAQTRKLMEVCRMRKTPVIVFVNKMDRDGKDPFDLLDEIEEELHINVRPLSWPIDMGQRFKGVYNIYEKKLDLYTPSKQYVTEKIEFNDINSPELENHIGDTLADKLRADIELIEGVYPEFDVNTYLKGDIAPVFFGSALNNFGVKELLDCFVKIAPSPRPIQAVERVVDPEEDNFTGFIFKIHANMDPNHRSCIAFVKICSGRFERNAPYKHVRFGKQMRFSSPTAFMAQKKETVDEAFAGDIIGLPDTGNFKIGDTLTGGEELHFKGLPSFSPEMFKYIENADPMKAKQLNKGIEQLMDEGVAQLFTNQFNGRKIIGTVGQLQFEVIQYRLLHEYGAQCKWEPISLYKACWIESENQTALENFKKRKSQYMAVDKEGRDVYLADSGYVLTMAQQDFPDIKFHFTSEF; encoded by the coding sequence ATGAGTCAATATTCAGAAGAGATTAAAAGAAGAAGAACGTTTGCTATTGTCAGCCACCCGGATGCCGGTAAGACTACGCTTACAGAAAAGCTGTTGCTGTTCGGAGGAGCTATTCATGTGGCCGGTGCCGTAAAGTCCAATAAGATTAAGAAGACGGCGACATCCGATTGGATGGAGATAGAAAAACAACGTGGAATCTCCGTTGCAACCTCTGTTATGGCTTTCGACTATGAAGATCATAAAATAAATATCCTCGATACTCCCGGTCACCAGGACTTCGCCGAAGATACTTTCCGCACATTGACGGCCGTAGACAGTGTGATTATCGTGATCGACATTGCCAAGGGGGTGGAAGCACAGACCCGTAAGTTGATGGAAGTCTGCCGTATGCGTAAGACCCCGGTGATCGTGTTTGTCAACAAGATGGACCGCGACGGTAAAGATCCTTTCGATCTTCTGGATGAGATTGAAGAAGAATTGCATATCAACGTACGCCCGTTGAGCTGGCCGATCGATATGGGACAGCGTTTCAAAGGCGTATATAATATATATGAAAAGAAACTCGACCTGTATACTCCGAGTAAACAATACGTAACGGAGAAGATCGAGTTTAACGATATCAACAGTCCCGAACTGGAAAACCATATCGGCGATACCCTGGCCGATAAACTCCGTGCCGACATCGAACTGATCGAAGGCGTTTATCCGGAGTTCGATGTAAATACTTACCTGAAAGGAGATATTGCTCCCGTGTTCTTTGGTTCAGCCCTGAATAACTTCGGTGTGAAGGAGTTGCTCGACTGCTTTGTCAAGATTGCTCCGTCGCCTCGTCCTATACAGGCTGTCGAACGTGTGGTAGATCCGGAGGAAGATAACTTTACAGGTTTCATTTTCAAGATTCATGCGAATATGGACCCGAATCATCGCAGTTGTATTGCTTTCGTGAAGATCTGCTCAGGTCGTTTCGAACGTAATGCGCCTTACAAGCATGTCCGCTTCGGTAAGCAGATGCGTTTCAGTAGTCCGACAGCGTTTATGGCTCAGAAGAAGGAGACGGTGGATGAAGCTTTTGCCGGCGATATTATCGGTCTGCCCGACACAGGGAACTTCAAGATCGGCGATACGCTTACCGGTGGTGAAGAGTTGCACTTCAAAGGACTGCCAAGCTTCTCTCCGGAAATGTTCAAATACATCGAGAATGCCGATCCGATGAAGGCTAAACAGCTGAACAAGGGTATCGAGCAGTTGATGGACGAAGGAGTTGCACAGTTGTTTACTAACCAGTTCAACGGCCGTAAGATCATTGGTACGGTAGGTCAGTTGCAGTTTGAAGTTATCCAGTACCGCTTATTGCATGAATACGGTGCACAATGTAAATGGGAGCCGATCAGTCTTTATAAAGCCTGCTGGATCGAAAGTGAAAACCAGACAGCTTTGGAAAACTTCAAGAAACGTAAATCGCAGTATATGGCGGTCGACAAGGAAGGTCGTGATGTCTATCTGGCCGACTCCGGCTATGTATTGACGATGGCACAGCAGGACTTCCCGGATATCAAGTTCCACTTTACTTCTGAGTTCTGA
- a CDS encoding glycoside hydrolase family 2 TIM barrel-domain containing protein, producing MRKQLLFFIGMSGFLFAAHAQYDGAPMEKPQEKKEEVKELRHDKYPHSDNDWENYDVLHINRLPSAATFLGYPTKELAVNEVKSASPYYLCLNGTWKFHYVPKVAERPQGFWKQEFDISGWADITVPGNWELQGFGYPFYVGSGYGFKKNPPLIPADNSPVGSYKRTFTVPADWKNRQVVLHFGSVASSFYVWVNGKQIGYSQDSKTPAEFDLSDFLNWGGENEIAVQVFKFSDGYYLEDQDFWRFAGIQRDVYLYARPQTHIRDFEVVTDLDELYTDADFSLYLELGNRNPEKIKGAEIEIDLQEPDGRSIYTERKKQQKGSPDIEFHQKIIAPRLWSAEKPNLYRLLLTLRINGKVEEVVSRFIGFRECEMKHARLWVNGQPVYIKGVNRHEHDAVTGHVVDEASMIKDLQLMKQFNINSVRTSHYPNDPRWYELCDLYGIYVVDEANIESHGMGYDSDKCLANQPEWEKAFVDRTERMFERDKNHPCVIVWSLGNETGEGCNFATTYKWIHAHDKSHRPVHSEDGIKGPYTDIFCPMYKKLDVLINWTLYMPDKPLILCEYAHAMGNSVGNLQDYWDVIEKYPSLQGGFIWDWVDQGIAQKTPDGRFYWAYGGDMAPEGTPSSKNFCMNGLIAADRTLKPHIWEVKKVYQNIAFRLADYHKGLVELTNKYFFTDLSDFTFGWRLEGNGEVLATGIIDKVELPAQEKGLFRTSFPTIEEEPGVEYYLNFYAYQKSDAGLLKAGEELAGEQVKLPFGKSAVSVQTSVPLKAEEHDGRIEVTGGKMKVAFDLSTGALCSYMFEGKEMIKEALQPNFWRPSTDNDLGSDLAKRCDPWRHAGRDAKLIQTEKRQIANDKYELISTYRLPESVDHSTFVIKYQISGEGYVDVNCLFIPANDTLPLLPRLGVSLTLNPEYDQMEWFGRGPYENYCDRYTSAFVGRYKGSVWEQYFPYDRPQENGNKTEVRWMTLTNMQGSGLKAVGQPYISTSAYLFPTDDLSEVDLKKHQRHMSDIHPKDMVTWNIDWKQMGVGGDTSWGAYPHQPYLIPAVRRNFGFRLYPL from the coding sequence ATGAGAAAACAATTATTGTTCTTTATAGGCATGTCCGGTTTTTTATTTGCTGCCCATGCTCAGTATGATGGGGCACCTATGGAAAAGCCTCAGGAGAAAAAAGAAGAGGTAAAAGAGTTGCGCCATGATAAATATCCTCATTCGGATAACGATTGGGAAAACTACGATGTATTACATATCAATCGTTTGCCTTCCGCTGCTACTTTCTTAGGCTATCCGACGAAAGAGCTGGCTGTTAACGAAGTGAAGTCGGCCTCACCTTATTATTTGTGCCTGAATGGAACCTGGAAGTTTCATTATGTTCCGAAGGTGGCTGAACGTCCACAGGGTTTTTGGAAACAGGAATTTGATATTTCCGGTTGGGCTGATATTACCGTGCCGGGAAACTGGGAACTGCAAGGTTTTGGTTATCCCTTTTATGTAGGTAGTGGCTATGGTTTCAAAAAGAATCCGCCGTTGATTCCGGCCGACAACAGTCCTGTAGGTTCTTATAAAAGGACGTTTACTGTGCCGGCCGACTGGAAGAACCGTCAGGTCGTTCTCCATTTCGGCTCTGTTGCATCTTCTTTTTATGTTTGGGTCAATGGTAAACAGATCGGTTATTCGCAGGATTCGAAAACTCCGGCCGAATTTGATCTCTCCGACTTCCTGAATTGGGGAGGAGAAAACGAGATAGCCGTCCAGGTCTTTAAGTTCAGTGACGGGTACTATTTGGAAGATCAGGATTTCTGGCGCTTTGCCGGTATACAGCGGGATGTGTATCTGTATGCCCGCCCCCAAACGCATATTCGTGATTTTGAGGTGGTGACTGACTTGGATGAGTTGTATACTGATGCTGATTTCAGCCTGTATCTTGAGCTGGGGAATAGAAATCCGGAAAAGATAAAAGGTGCTGAAATAGAGATCGATCTGCAGGAACCGGATGGCCGTAGTATTTACACGGAACGGAAGAAACAGCAAAAAGGAAGCCCGGATATTGAATTTCACCAAAAGATTATCGCACCGCGGCTTTGGAGTGCAGAAAAGCCTAATCTGTATCGCCTACTGTTAACCTTGCGCATAAACGGAAAAGTGGAAGAAGTTGTTTCCCGCTTTATCGGTTTCCGGGAATGTGAGATGAAACATGCCCGCTTATGGGTAAACGGTCAGCCTGTATATATAAAAGGTGTGAACAGGCATGAGCACGATGCCGTAACCGGACATGTTGTCGATGAAGCATCGATGATTAAAGACTTGCAATTGATGAAACAATTCAATATCAATAGCGTTCGTACCTCTCATTACCCGAACGATCCGCGTTGGTACGAACTTTGCGATCTGTATGGCATTTATGTAGTAGATGAAGCGAATATCGAAAGTCATGGAATGGGATACGATTCCGATAAATGTCTGGCTAATCAGCCGGAATGGGAAAAAGCATTTGTTGATCGTACGGAACGCATGTTTGAAAGGGATAAAAACCACCCCTGTGTCATTGTCTGGTCGTTAGGTAATGAAACGGGTGAAGGCTGTAACTTTGCTACGACTTATAAATGGATACATGCTCACGACAAGTCGCATCGTCCGGTACATTCGGAAGATGGGATCAAGGGACCTTATACGGATATCTTCTGTCCGATGTATAAGAAACTGGATGTACTGATCAATTGGACTCTTTATATGCCGGACAAACCGCTTATCCTTTGCGAGTATGCACATGCGATGGGTAACAGCGTCGGTAATTTACAAGATTACTGGGATGTGATAGAGAAATACCCGAGTCTGCAGGGGGGATTTATTTGGGACTGGGTTGATCAGGGAATCGCGCAGAAAACTCCGGATGGCCGTTTCTATTGGGCATACGGTGGAGATATGGCACCGGAAGGAACGCCAAGCAGCAAGAATTTCTGTATGAATGGATTGATCGCTGCTGACCGTACATTGAAGCCACATATATGGGAAGTGAAGAAAGTTTACCAGAACATTGCTTTCCGGCTGGCCGATTATCACAAAGGATTGGTCGAACTGACAAATAAATACTTTTTCACCGACCTTTCCGATTTCACGTTCGGTTGGCGTCTGGAAGGAAACGGCGAAGTATTGGCTACCGGGATAATCGATAAAGTGGAACTGCCTGCCCAGGAGAAAGGTTTATTCAGAACTTCTTTTCCTACGATCGAAGAAGAACCAGGTGTAGAGTATTATCTGAATTTCTATGCGTATCAGAAATCGGATGCCGGATTATTGAAAGCCGGTGAAGAGTTGGCTGGTGAACAGGTAAAACTGCCGTTCGGTAAGTCGGCTGTATCGGTACAGACTTCTGTTCCGTTGAAAGCAGAGGAGCATGACGGACGTATAGAAGTGACAGGAGGAAAGATGAAAGTAGCTTTCGATCTCTCTACCGGGGCTTTATGTTCTTATATGTTCGAAGGAAAAGAAATGATAAAGGAAGCTTTGCAGCCTAACTTCTGGCGGCCATCTACGGATAACGACCTGGGGAGTGATCTGGCTAAACGGTGTGATCCATGGCGGCATGCAGGGCGGGATGCAAAATTAATACAGACCGAAAAACGGCAGATCGCAAATGATAAATACGAACTGATATCCACTTACCGGTTGCCGGAATCGGTCGATCATTCCACTTTTGTTATAAAATACCAGATTTCAGGGGAGGGATATGTCGATGTGAATTGCCTCTTCATACCAGCCAATGACACTTTGCCGCTACTGCCTCGTTTGGGAGTCAGTCTGACATTGAACCCCGAGTATGACCAGATGGAATGGTTCGGACGCGGACCGTATGAAAACTATTGTGATCGTTATACAAGTGCATTTGTCGGGCGTTATAAAGGTAGTGTCTGGGAGCAGTATTTTCCTTACGACCGTCCGCAGGAAAACGGTAACAAGACCGAAGTCCGCTGGATGACTCTCACCAATATGCAGGGGAGCGGATTGAAAGCTGTAGGTCAGCCTTACATTAGTACCAGTGCTTACTTGTTCCCGACTGACGACCTGAGTGAAGTCGATCTGAAGAAACACCAACGTCACATGTCCGATATTCACCCGAAAGACATGGTTACCTGGAATATCGACTGGAAACAAATGGGCGTAGGAGGAGATACCAGTTGGGGTGCCTATCCGCATCAACCGTATTTGATACCGGCAGTAAGGCGTAACTTCGGATTCCGTTTATATCCGTTATAA